The Paludisphaera rhizosphaerae genome includes a region encoding these proteins:
- a CDS encoding glycosyltransferase, producing the protein MQSLKRRLEIARRSPLPWPDAPVPIALTITDLDVGGAERALTSLTLGLDRRRWSPAVVNLSGEGALAEGIRSAGIPVTSLGLGRRSLLRGAARLASTLKRHRPALVQSFLFHANILSRLAAPMAGSPWVLGGLRVAERQKGWHLTVDRLTSRLGCGSVCVSEGVRRFSVEEGGLDPARLRVIPNGVDLGRIDVASPSRRGDLGVSTDDVLALTVGRLDVQKGLPDLLDAVEEASKIAPRLRLAIVGDGPLRGWLESNVAGRPGLSSRVVVLGRRDDVPSLMKAADLLIHASHWEGMPNVVLEAMAAGLPVVATAVEGTDELVVPGRTGWLVPARDPRSLAAAVVEAAADRETRRRLGQAGRFRVEEEFSIPRMVERYEDLWAAVLGFSAG; encoded by the coding sequence GTGCAGAGCCTGAAGCGACGCCTGGAGATCGCGCGGAGATCGCCTCTTCCCTGGCCCGACGCCCCGGTTCCCATCGCCTTGACGATCACCGATCTGGACGTCGGCGGGGCGGAAAGGGCTTTGACGAGCCTGACGCTCGGCCTGGACCGGCGTCGGTGGTCGCCCGCTGTCGTGAATCTCAGCGGCGAGGGGGCGCTGGCCGAGGGCATCCGATCGGCCGGCATTCCGGTTACAAGCCTGGGCCTGGGACGTCGCAGTTTGTTGCGAGGGGCCGCCAGGCTGGCTTCGACCTTGAAACGGCATCGGCCGGCTCTGGTTCAGAGCTTTCTCTTCCACGCCAACATCCTGTCGCGGTTGGCCGCACCGATGGCCGGATCCCCGTGGGTTCTGGGCGGATTGCGGGTGGCCGAGCGTCAGAAGGGCTGGCATTTGACGGTTGATCGACTGACCAGCCGGTTGGGTTGCGGGTCGGTCTGCGTCTCGGAGGGAGTTCGGCGTTTCAGCGTGGAGGAGGGAGGGCTCGACCCCGCGCGGCTGAGGGTCATCCCCAACGGCGTCGATCTTGGGCGGATTGATGTCGCGTCGCCCTCGCGACGCGGCGATCTGGGAGTTTCGACCGACGACGTTCTCGCTCTGACCGTGGGACGGCTCGACGTTCAGAAAGGATTGCCCGACCTGCTGGACGCGGTTGAGGAGGCCTCGAAGATCGCGCCCCGACTCCGGCTGGCGATCGTCGGGGACGGTCCCCTGCGCGGCTGGCTGGAGTCGAACGTCGCCGGACGGCCGGGGTTGTCGAGCAGGGTCGTCGTCCTGGGACGTCGCGATGACGTCCCTTCTTTGATGAAGGCGGCCGACCTGCTCATCCACGCCTCCCACTGGGAGGGGATGCCCAACGTCGTTCTTGAGGCGATGGCCGCTGGGCTGCCGGTGGTCGCAACGGCCGTCGAGGGGACCGACGAACTGGTCGTTCCTGGGCGGACGGGCTGGCTCGTCCCAGCCCGAGATCCGCGCAGCCTGGCGGCGGCGGTCGTTGAGGCCGCCGCCGACCGCGAAACGCGCCGTCGCCTGGGCCAGGCGGGGCGCTTTCGCGTCGAGGAGGAGTTTTCAATCCCCCGGATGGTCGAGCGATATGAGGATCTCTGGGCGGCCGTGCTTGGCTTCAGTGCCGGTTGA
- a CDS encoding HEAT repeat domain-containing protein produces the protein MAAFGLGVVLAASIGTIHGGHDRVVAECSDCGAEQAAVQEKVDKLRTSSHWIVRRKAARSLRAFDWRRHPEAVEALADAVRCDRQCLVRQEAAESLGKMKPCLPVAHETLAHAAEDDPSLIARCAAKKALKAVGKSCIEPCDVCEGDVEFGDEIPPFREEPGLSPLPTMPQGSSVVPETTLEPLAPTTFTTPIAPPTPSPFVPVDDAGFPARPPVGPSRFDPNGYRRLAPPTVPVDRYNPRPGEAAPTPVGDDVPAPKVGWSDKPAVQSTAR, from the coding sequence ATGGCGGCGTTTGGTCTTGGCGTGGTTCTGGCGGCCTCAATCGGGACGATTCACGGGGGGCATGATCGGGTCGTCGCCGAGTGCTCTGACTGCGGGGCCGAACAGGCAGCGGTGCAGGAGAAGGTGGACAAACTTCGGACCTCCTCGCACTGGATCGTGCGGCGGAAGGCGGCCCGTTCCTTGAGGGCGTTCGACTGGCGTCGACATCCCGAAGCCGTCGAGGCGTTGGCGGACGCCGTCCGATGCGATCGCCAGTGTCTCGTTCGCCAGGAGGCCGCCGAGTCGCTGGGCAAGATGAAGCCGTGCTTGCCCGTCGCCCATGAAACGCTCGCCCACGCGGCCGAAGACGACCCGAGCCTGATCGCCCGTTGCGCCGCGAAGAAGGCGTTGAAGGCCGTGGGCAAGTCGTGCATCGAGCCCTGCGACGTCTGCGAGGGAGACGTCGAGTTCGGCGATGAGATCCCGCCGTTCCGCGAGGAACCCGGATTATCGCCGTTGCCGACGATGCCCCAGGGCTCGTCGGTCGTTCCGGAGACAACCCTGGAACCGCTCGCGCCCACCACGTTCACGACGCCGATCGCACCGCCGACGCCATCGCCGTTCGTACCGGTCGACGATGCTGGATTCCCAGCTCGGCCGCCGGTCGGACCGTCGCGGTTCGATCCCAACGGCTATCGTCGACTCGCGCCGCCGACGGTTCCCGTCGACCGCTATAACCCTCGGCCGGGCGAGGCGGCGCCGACGCCGGTCGGCGACGACGTCCCCGCGCCGAAGGTGGGCTGGTCGGATAAGCCGGCCGTTCAGTCGACGGCCAGGTAA
- a CDS encoding HAD family hydrolase, whose product MISAVIFDFNGVLVDDEYVHFDLFREVLEQEGVIISYQDYHDRYLGYDDAGCFEHVLEDFGQTYDAARIADMIARKGRRYFEVAEKGLKYFPNAAETVRRMADRYPVAINSGALRAEIEFTLDRLGLRDCISAIIAAEDAHHCKPDPAGYVQAWEALRAKYPDLNLETADCLVIEDSTAGIQSAKGAGMKAVGITQTYPADDLLRAGADATIDGLAALTPSWIDETFADVPAR is encoded by the coding sequence ATGATTTCCGCCGTGATCTTCGACTTCAACGGCGTCCTCGTCGACGACGAGTACGTTCACTTCGATCTTTTCCGCGAAGTCCTGGAGCAAGAGGGAGTCATCATCTCCTACCAGGACTACCACGACCGCTACCTCGGCTACGACGACGCGGGCTGCTTCGAACACGTCCTGGAAGATTTCGGCCAGACCTACGACGCCGCCCGGATCGCGGACATGATCGCGCGCAAGGGCCGTCGATACTTCGAAGTGGCTGAGAAGGGCCTGAAATACTTCCCGAATGCCGCGGAAACCGTTCGCCGCATGGCCGACCGCTATCCAGTGGCGATCAACTCGGGCGCGCTGCGGGCCGAGATCGAATTCACCCTCGACCGCCTGGGCCTGCGCGACTGCATCTCGGCCATCATCGCAGCCGAGGACGCCCACCACTGCAAGCCCGACCCCGCCGGCTACGTCCAGGCGTGGGAAGCGCTCCGCGCGAAGTACCCCGACCTGAACCTGGAAACGGCCGACTGCCTCGTGATCGAGGACAGCACGGCCGGCATCCAGTCGGCCAAGGGGGCCGGGATGAAGGCCGTGGGGATCACCCAGACCTACCCCGCCGACGATCTCCTCCGCGCCGGCGCCGACGCCACGATCGACGGCCTGGCCGCACTGACCCCTTCGTGGATCGACGAGACGTTCGCCGACGTCCCGGCCCGCTGA
- a CDS encoding SDR family NAD(P)-dependent oxidoreductase, whose translation MIQPSRRDGKTARRVGKGNGSLSLFDLTGKTAIITGGNGGIGLGMAMGMAEAGASVALVGRNAEKTRAAAESVTSQTGAKALAVVADLSKPEDVERAVAEAGEHFGRIDALFNNAGINIRKPPQDLSLDEWNQVMNANITSAFLASKAVYPWMKKQGGGKIVNTGSMTSILGSPFATAYAASKGAIVQLTKSLALSWAADNIQVNAILPGWFDTEMTIAARQQVPGLHERVVARIAYGRWAKPEDMAGAAVFLASKASDYITGVALPVDGGYLAAL comes from the coding sequence ATGATCCAACCTTCGCGCCGAGACGGCAAGACGGCCCGGCGCGTCGGGAAAGGGAACGGTTCCTTGAGCCTCTTCGACCTGACGGGGAAGACCGCGATCATCACCGGCGGCAACGGCGGCATCGGCCTGGGCATGGCCATGGGCATGGCCGAGGCCGGCGCATCAGTCGCCTTGGTGGGACGCAACGCCGAGAAGACCCGCGCCGCCGCCGAGAGCGTGACGAGCCAAACCGGCGCCAAGGCCCTGGCGGTCGTCGCCGACCTCAGCAAGCCGGAAGACGTTGAGCGGGCCGTCGCCGAGGCCGGCGAGCACTTCGGGCGGATCGACGCCCTGTTCAACAACGCCGGCATCAACATCCGCAAGCCGCCCCAGGATCTTTCGCTGGACGAGTGGAACCAGGTGATGAACGCCAACATCACCTCGGCGTTCCTGGCCTCCAAGGCCGTCTACCCCTGGATGAAGAAGCAGGGGGGCGGCAAAATCGTCAACACCGGCAGCATGACGTCGATTCTTGGCTCCCCCTTTGCGACCGCTTACGCCGCGTCGAAGGGAGCGATCGTCCAGCTCACCAAGAGCCTGGCCCTCTCATGGGCGGCCGACAACATCCAGGTCAACGCCATCCTCCCCGGCTGGTTCGACACCGAGATGACCATCGCCGCGCGCCAGCAGGTTCCCGGTCTGCACGAGCGCGTCGTCGCGCGGATCGCCTACGGCCGCTGGGCCAAGCCCGAGGACATGGCCGGCGCGGCCGTCTTCCTCGCCAGCAAGGCCAGCGACTACATTACGGGCGTCGCCCTCCCCGTCGACGGCGGCTACCTCGCGGCCCTCTGA
- a CDS encoding response regulator: MPDAPPPTGLLLSRDLMFTVKITGTARELGREVKVAGDADRASALIAELNPRAVFVDLAAGPLAAPEIVTKLRGEAGDDVPFIAFGSHVDTQALAAAREAGCQEVMPRSKFTMQLPDLIRRYLAVD, translated from the coding sequence GTGCCGGACGCCCCCCCCCCGACGGGCCTGCTCTTGAGTCGCGACCTGATGTTCACGGTCAAGATCACGGGGACCGCCCGCGAGCTTGGCCGTGAGGTCAAGGTCGCGGGCGACGCCGATCGGGCCTCGGCCCTGATCGCCGAGCTTAATCCTCGCGCCGTCTTTGTGGACCTGGCCGCCGGTCCTCTCGCCGCGCCCGAGATCGTCACGAAGCTGCGAGGCGAGGCCGGCGACGACGTCCCGTTCATCGCCTTCGGATCGCACGTCGATACCCAGGCTCTGGCGGCGGCCCGTGAGGCCGGCTGCCAGGAGGTCATGCCTCGCAGCAAGTTCACCATGCAGTTGCCCGACCTGATCCGCCGTTACCTGGCCGTCGACTGA
- a CDS encoding aminopeptidase produces MPDPRWETLADILIDHSVRLQAGETLLIECFDLADSTLPRLLVKKAAERGGIALVETRDQRILRELVLRGSPEAIATWGRIDRARMDQVQAYLGLRGAWNISEMSDIPADRLDAYNALYQKPVHFERRVTHTKWCVLRLPNASMAQQAATSTEAFEDFYFDVCTLDYSKMAKDLKPLVERMNAAKDVRITGPETDLSFSIAGIPVVPCAGTMNIPDGEVFTAPVRDSIEGHIRFNTPTIYQGASFDGVRLEFSKGKIVQADCAGGDVEKLRKILDADEGASYTGEWSIGCNPRIMSPMRDILFDEKIAGSFHLTPGNAYDEADNGNRSKIHWDLVQIQRPEYGGGVIAFDGVPIRVDGRFVVDDLRPLDAR; encoded by the coding sequence ATGCCCGACCCTCGCTGGGAAACCCTGGCCGACATCCTCATCGACCACTCCGTCCGGCTTCAGGCCGGCGAGACGCTCCTCATCGAGTGCTTCGACCTTGCCGACTCGACGCTCCCCCGGCTCCTCGTCAAGAAGGCCGCCGAGCGAGGGGGAATAGCCCTCGTCGAGACTCGCGACCAGCGGATTCTCCGCGAGCTGGTGCTGCGCGGCTCCCCCGAGGCGATCGCGACGTGGGGCCGGATCGACCGGGCGCGGATGGACCAGGTCCAGGCCTACCTGGGACTCCGTGGGGCCTGGAACATCAGCGAGATGAGCGACATCCCCGCCGATCGGCTGGACGCCTACAACGCCCTCTACCAGAAGCCCGTCCACTTCGAGCGTCGGGTGACTCACACCAAATGGTGCGTTCTGCGACTGCCGAACGCCAGCATGGCCCAGCAGGCCGCAACCAGCACCGAGGCGTTCGAGGACTTCTACTTCGACGTCTGCACGCTCGATTACTCCAAGATGGCCAAGGACTTGAAGCCGCTGGTCGAGCGGATGAACGCGGCGAAGGACGTCCGGATCACGGGCCCGGAAACCGACCTATCGTTCTCGATCGCCGGAATCCCGGTCGTGCCGTGCGCCGGGACGATGAACATCCCCGACGGCGAGGTCTTCACCGCCCCGGTCCGCGACTCGATCGAGGGCCACATCCGGTTCAACACGCCGACCATCTACCAGGGTGCCTCGTTCGACGGCGTCCGGCTGGAATTCTCGAAGGGAAAGATCGTCCAGGCCGATTGCGCGGGGGGAGACGTCGAGAAGCTCCGGAAGATCCTCGACGCCGACGAAGGGGCGAGCTATACAGGTGAATGGTCGATCGGTTGCAATCCGCGGATCATGTCGCCGATGCGGGACATCCTCTTCGACGAGAAGATCGCCGGGAGCTTCCATCTCACCCCCGGCAACGCGTACGACGAGGCCGACAACGGCAACCGATCGAAGATCCACTGGGATCTGGTGCAGATTCAGCGTCCGGAATACGGCGGCGGCGTCATCGCCTTCGACGGCGTCCCCATCCGCGTCGACGGCCGATTCGTCGTCGACGACCTCCGCCCGCTCGATGCCCGATGA
- the queA gene encoding tRNA preQ1(34) S-adenosylmethionine ribosyltransferase-isomerase QueA, giving the protein MLTSEYDFDLPDELIAQHPVEPRDASRLMVVDRRAGTIAHHRFAELPSLLSPGDILVRNDSRVIPARLIGRRAATKGRWEGLFLDDRVDGTWEVLARTRGRPALGESVEVGPDPGLALVLEGRGAGGSWIVRPRPGLSEDAGATTFDLLAKYGLTPLPPYIRRGLGTAEDMERYQTVYSRAPGSVAAPTAGLHFTDEVFARLAARGIPTADVTLHVGVGTFRPIEVESIEAHKMHAEWAEVTAETAETLAAARAGGGRIVAVGTTSTRTLETAAAMGGLQAFRGRTDMFIRPGHVFRAVDALVTNFHLPKSSLLVLVSALAGTELIRTAYAEAIRERYRFFSYGDAMLILG; this is encoded by the coding sequence GTGTTGACCTCGGAATACGACTTCGACCTCCCCGACGAACTGATCGCCCAGCATCCGGTCGAGCCTCGCGACGCCTCTCGGTTGATGGTCGTCGATCGCCGGGCGGGGACGATCGCCCACCACCGGTTCGCCGAACTCCCAAGCCTGCTCTCGCCCGGCGACATCCTCGTTCGCAACGACTCCCGCGTCATCCCTGCGCGTCTGATCGGCCGACGAGCCGCGACGAAGGGTCGGTGGGAAGGCCTGTTCCTCGACGACCGGGTCGACGGAACCTGGGAAGTCCTGGCGCGGACCCGCGGCCGACCGGCCCTCGGCGAAAGCGTCGAAGTCGGTCCCGATCCCGGCCTGGCCCTCGTTCTGGAAGGACGCGGAGCCGGGGGCTCCTGGATCGTCCGCCCACGCCCTGGTCTCTCAGAAGATGCCGGTGCGACAACCTTCGATCTCCTGGCGAAGTACGGCCTGACTCCCCTGCCCCCCTACATCCGGCGCGGGTTGGGGACGGCCGAAGACATGGAACGTTACCAAACCGTCTACTCGCGAGCCCCCGGTTCGGTCGCCGCGCCGACGGCCGGCCTGCACTTCACGGACGAGGTTTTCGCCCGTCTCGCCGCTCGCGGAATCCCGACGGCCGACGTCACGCTCCATGTGGGCGTCGGCACGTTCCGGCCGATCGAGGTTGAGTCGATCGAGGCCCACAAGATGCACGCGGAGTGGGCCGAGGTGACGGCCGAAACGGCCGAAACGCTCGCCGCCGCACGTGCCGGCGGGGGCCGGATCGTGGCCGTGGGTACGACCTCGACCCGGACCCTGGAGACGGCCGCGGCGATGGGGGGGCTGCAAGCTTTCCGAGGGCGGACCGACATGTTCATCCGCCCTGGCCACGTCTTTCGAGCAGTCGACGCTCTGGTGACCAACTTCCACTTGCCCAAGAGCAGCCTGCTGGTGCTGGTCTCCGCTCTGGCGGGGACGGAATTGATCCGAACCGCCTACGCGGAAGCCATCCGCGAGCGATACCGCTTCTTTAGCTACGGCGACGCCATGCTGATCCTCGGCTGA
- a CDS encoding P-II family nitrogen regulator, translating into MKLIIAIIQPTKLEAVKEALSKVEVFRLTIMDVQGFGRQKGYTEVYRGHEVTVNLLRKIELQIAVNEDFVEPTVSAILEAGRSGPDGKIGDGKIFILPLDDCIRIRTGERGPEAI; encoded by the coding sequence ATGAAGCTCATCATCGCGATCATCCAGCCCACCAAGCTCGAAGCCGTCAAGGAGGCCCTTTCCAAGGTCGAGGTCTTTCGACTCACGATCATGGACGTCCAGGGCTTCGGCCGGCAAAAAGGCTACACGGAGGTCTACCGCGGCCATGAGGTCACGGTGAACCTCCTGCGCAAGATCGAGCTTCAAATCGCGGTCAACGAGGATTTCGTCGAGCCCACCGTCAGCGCCATCCTCGAAGCCGGCCGCAGCGGCCCCGACGGCAAGATCGGCGACGGCAAGATCTTCATCCTGCCGCTCGACGACTGCATCCGCATCCGCACCGGCGAACGCGGGCCGGAGGCCATCTGA
- a CDS encoding efflux RND transporter periplasmic adaptor subunit, translating to MTVIGESVPSSPQPSSVSRTVQARTQPPIARTSFLWGLLKFLVFAALVGGGAWLVYTGRAPKEVTEVLARLLPVKPEGHGEATPAAPASPKKSAEPWNGLVGLSDDQIAAVGVHVVPVMAQTDPIKLALTGRTAYNENSLTKIRPRFDTLVEGVLAEKGRRVKKGDPLVELYSTELAKAKNAFQINYVQWQHDLRFLKVREKLVKTGAVSEQAYVDTVNDESKSRLDYITALENLRILGVPESEIEPLTANLSDASSSNDLLNVSDKAKLTLRSPVDGIVIQREVVPGNLYDNNDVLMIIAPLDQLWIWANVFERDQSKVKLGQRMNIQFPFLERTFPGTVEYVSSEVSKDSRAFQIRASISNPDGQLKADMLVKAIVEVPPVEGQTAIPRIAMVMLHGDPFVFVRDTAAEKDGKTKLFARRRIFPAQENTDVVIVHDGLKAGEEVATNGSLILAQIYEDLQVVATGAPPE from the coding sequence ATGACCGTCATTGGTGAATCCGTGCCTTCTTCGCCCCAGCCTTCGTCGGTTTCACGGACGGTCCAGGCCAGGACGCAGCCGCCCATAGCCAGGACCTCGTTCCTTTGGGGGCTGTTGAAGTTTCTGGTGTTCGCGGCGTTGGTCGGCGGCGGGGCGTGGCTCGTGTACACGGGAAGGGCTCCGAAGGAAGTGACCGAGGTCCTGGCCCGGCTCTTGCCCGTGAAACCAGAGGGACACGGGGAGGCGACGCCCGCTGCTCCGGCGTCGCCGAAGAAGTCCGCCGAGCCCTGGAACGGACTGGTCGGCCTGAGCGACGATCAGATTGCGGCGGTCGGGGTACACGTCGTTCCCGTCATGGCCCAAACCGATCCGATCAAGCTGGCGCTCACGGGCCGGACGGCCTACAACGAGAACTCGCTGACCAAGATCCGCCCCAGGTTCGACACCCTCGTCGAGGGAGTGCTGGCCGAGAAGGGGCGGCGGGTCAAGAAGGGCGACCCCCTCGTCGAGTTGTACAGCACCGAGTTGGCGAAGGCCAAGAACGCCTTTCAGATCAACTACGTTCAGTGGCAGCACGACCTTCGGTTTCTGAAAGTCCGCGAGAAACTGGTCAAAACCGGGGCTGTCTCTGAGCAAGCGTATGTGGACACGGTCAACGACGAGAGCAAGAGCCGTCTCGACTACATCACCGCTCTGGAGAACCTTCGGATCCTCGGCGTCCCCGAATCCGAGATCGAGCCTCTGACCGCCAACCTCAGCGACGCCAGCTCCAGCAACGATCTCCTCAATGTCAGCGACAAGGCGAAGCTGACCCTGCGGTCGCCGGTCGACGGGATCGTCATTCAGCGTGAGGTCGTCCCCGGCAACCTCTACGACAACAACGACGTCCTGATGATCATCGCCCCCCTGGATCAGCTCTGGATCTGGGCGAACGTCTTCGAGCGCGACCAGTCCAAGGTGAAGCTCGGCCAGCGGATGAACATTCAGTTCCCGTTCCTGGAACGCACCTTCCCGGGAACCGTCGAGTATGTCTCCAGCGAGGTCTCGAAGGACTCGCGGGCCTTCCAGATCCGCGCCTCGATTTCCAACCCGGACGGTCAACTCAAGGCCGACATGCTCGTCAAGGCCATCGTCGAGGTCCCGCCCGTCGAAGGCCAGACCGCCATTCCGAGAATCGCCATGGTGATGCTCCACGGCGATCCCTTCGTGTTCGTTCGCGACACCGCCGCCGAGAAGGACGGCAAGACCAAGCTCTTCGCACGCCGGCGCATCTTCCCCGCCCAGGAAAACACCGACGTCGTCATCGTCCACGACGGCCTTAAGGCGGGCGAGGAAGTCGCCACCAACGGCAGCCTCATCCTGGCCCAGATCTACGAGGACTTGCAGGTCGTCGCCACCGGCGCACCGCCTGAGTAA
- a CDS encoding sigma-70 family RNA polymerase sigma factor: MPTKSTSRRDLGGSPLQIYLQDINETPLLSAEEERALAERVAAGDPYAREHMVKANLRLVVNIARGYLGKGLNLEDLIEEGNLGLMRAVEGFDGMMDTRFSTYASYWIKQSIRRAVMNNGKPIRLPAYMVSLLAKWKRASNILGDRLGRQPTPEEIGKALKLSKKKIGIVTKAIRVNNLTHQMEGSDDEKQILDDVLTDDRGRGPEELMIEADDLEKIFGRLELLDCREAAVVRMRFGLEPFDPMTLREVGEQLGLTRERVRQLESQALRKLTHDVDGMGELVPRT, from the coding sequence ATGCCCACGAAGAGCACCAGCCGGCGCGACCTGGGCGGGTCGCCGTTGCAGATCTATCTCCAGGACATCAACGAAACTCCGCTCCTCTCCGCCGAAGAGGAACGGGCCCTCGCCGAACGCGTCGCCGCCGGCGATCCCTACGCCCGCGAGCACATGGTGAAGGCCAACCTCCGCCTCGTGGTGAATATCGCCCGGGGCTATCTAGGCAAGGGCCTGAACCTGGAAGACCTGATCGAGGAAGGGAATCTCGGTTTGATGCGGGCCGTCGAGGGATTCGACGGGATGATGGACACCCGCTTCAGCACCTATGCCAGCTACTGGATCAAGCAATCGATTCGACGCGCCGTGATGAACAACGGCAAGCCGATCCGGCTCCCGGCGTACATGGTCAGTCTGTTGGCGAAGTGGAAGCGGGCCTCGAACATCCTGGGCGATCGCCTCGGCCGGCAGCCGACGCCCGAGGAGATCGGCAAGGCCCTGAAGCTCTCCAAGAAGAAGATCGGAATCGTCACCAAGGCGATTCGCGTCAACAACCTGACGCACCAGATGGAAGGTTCCGATGACGAGAAGCAGATCCTCGACGACGTCCTGACCGACGACCGCGGTCGAGGGCCCGAGGAATTGATGATCGAGGCCGACGACCTGGAGAAGATTTTCGGCCGTCTGGAGCTGCTCGACTGCCGCGAGGCCGCGGTGGTTCGGATGCGGTTCGGCCTGGAACCTTTTGATCCGATGACTCTCCGCGAAGTCGGCGAGCAACTGGGCCTCACCCGCGAACGCGTCCGGCAGCTTGAGAGCCAGGCCCTTCGCAAACTCACCCACGACGTCGACGGCATGGGCGAGTTGGTCCCTCGCACCTGA